The Sphingosinicellaceae bacterium genome includes the window CAGGAACAGTGGCACGATCTGCGACGGGCATCGCATCGCTGTCGACATTGGTCCGGGGCGCGGCGGCAAGGATCCCAAAGTGCTCGCGTGCACACTCCTAAAGCTCGCACCCGATCGAGCAATCGCAACATTTACGGATATTACGGTGCAGGTCGCGCAGGAGCGACGGCTTAAGCAGGCCGAAACCTGGTTCGCGTCTCTAATTAACGTCGTCAACGACTATGCGGTACTGTCAATTACGACCGAAGGCGTGGTGCTCAGCGTCAACGAGGCCTTCACCCGACAAACCGGCTTTCCGGTCGATCAGGTTATCGGAAAGCCGCTCGAAACGATTTTGAACGGCGATCCCGCTTCCGGATCGCCGTGCCTATCGAGTCGATTGCGGCTTGCCGAGCGCGATGGCTGGTACCTCGACGAGAGCTGGCAGGTGCGCACCACCGGTGAGCGCTACTGGTCGCAGTGCCTGTTCGCGGCCCGACCCGGCGATCAGGGCGAGGCCGTGGGCGGCTACTTCGTTGTCCTGCGGGACGTGGTCCGGGACACCTCGGAGACGTCCGACCTGCGTCGTGTACTTTGGTTCGATCACCTGACAGGTGCCGCGAACCGGACGTATTTTCTCCAGCAATTCGAGCGTGAACAGCGGCGGTGGCGGGACGATCGTCAACCGCTATCACTGGTCTTGCTTGACATCGACCACTTCAAGAGCGTCAACGATGCATACGGCCATCCGACCGGCGACATCGTGCTGAAGCAGTTGACCCAGGCCTGTAACGCTTTGCTCCGTCCTTCCGATGTCTTCGCGCGTCTCGGCGGCGAAGAGTTTGCCGCTCTGCTTCCGAATACACCGATGTCCGAAGCGGTAGTGATCGCTGACCGACTACGCGAAGCGGTGGCATCGATGGCCTTCATCGTCGACGCTGCGCCACTCAGCATCACCGCCAGCTTCGGGTGTGCGACGGCGACGCAAGAATGCTCGACTGTCGAGGGCCTTATCGCGCTCGCTGATGCGCAACTTTATGCGGCCAAGCACGCTGGTAGAAACCGCGTAAATGCAGCCGCCGACTTGATGTCGACCGAGTGATGGCGCCAGCCATCGAGCGGGAAACACTACGCCGGATTGTTGCATCACTCGTCGCGACGGAAATTGGACGCGGGCGCAATCTCGACCCAGTTGGACGGGCTGAGGACCCGGCCGCCTGGACGGACGAGGAAGCATTGTCGGTTGGATCGATCGTCCTTGATTCGCTGGAGACCATGTACGCGGCGGCAGCCGTCCATGAGATGTTCGGGTCCGATAATGCCGAAGAGGACCATCCCCGGCGCTCGCCGGTCACGGTTGGAGAATGGCTTGACGATATCAGCCTCGCGCAAAGTCGGGAAAATGCCCGGCTGACCGTCATGACATCCGGTTCCACGGGCCGCCCCAAGCCGTGCGTTCACGCCGTCACCGATCTTCAGGACGAAGCCGCGTATTTCTGCGAACGGCTGCCGTCCATCAAGCGCGTCGTCGCACTGGTGCCTGCACATCATATTTACGGGCTCATTTGGACCGCACTGCTTCCGGCAAGGCTCGGTATACCGGTGATCTCTGCATCGGCGGCAAACCTGCCTCGACTTCAGGACGAAGACTTGATCGTTGCCGTCCCTGACCAATGGGTAGCGATACTCCGTTCGCGAATATGCTGGCCGCTGAAAGTTTGCGGGGTCAGTGCTGGCGCACCGCTCGATGACAGAGTGGCGAGCGAGCTACTCGGCGCGGGGCTACACCACCTCTACGATGTCTATGGTTCTTCCGAGACCGGGGGTATCGCTGTTCGCGAAGCGCCGAACGCCGCCTATGTGCTACTGCCGCGATGGCGCTTTGCATCACCGCCCGGAGCAGCGACTTCGGTGCTTATCGATCGCCTAGGCCGGGGGGTACAACTGCCGGATCACCTCGCGATCAAAGGCGATGCGAGCTTTACGGTGCTGGGGCGGCGGGACGGGGCGGTGCAGGTCGGTGGCCTCAACGTCTGGACCGAATACGTCGCATCCGTCCTGCGACGCTGCCCCGGCGTTGCCGACATCACCGTACGGCTCGGCGATCATGGTCGCCTAAAGGCGTTTATCGTGCCTGCCGAGGCGGGCGATGAAACCGCTCTACTCGATGGCCTGAGGCGGCATGCCATGCGGCTTCTGACATCCGAGCAGCGACCAACTTCTTTCAGCTTTGGCGTCACCGCTCCGCGAAACATTCTGGGAAAGCGGTGTGACTGGTCATGAAGATGGACGCCCCGAACGTAAAAACAGCCCGGTGCGGAGGCTGCCGCGATTGAATGGCCGTGCCGTTCAGCTTTACAATGTTTGATCCCAGGCTTTGATGGTGCACTATTCACCGCCAGCTGGAAGGAAGCGCTATGGGCTAGGTACTCCATGGGAGCGCCACGACGACTGAGGCAGTCCGGTCGGTGAACCTTGAGCTTGGCCTGAAAGCCGAACAGCTTGCCAGTCCGCAGTTCGACCATCGGCTCGTACACCGCTTCGACATGGTCGTAGGCGAGGGCTGGTCGAACCATATCCACGGCTGCAGCGCGGCGGCGGATCTGACCGCCCATCGACGGTACAAACGTAACAAAGCCGCCGCGTCCAAAAGCCTTAGCCGCATACAGCGCGATGTCAGCGTTCTTGAGTAGCTCTGCCGGGGTGCGACCATGTTTCAGGAACAGCGCGACGCCGATGCTGGCCCGCGGCGACAGCACCCGACCATGAAATGCGATGGGCTGGCGGAGGCGATCGAGAATTGCCTCTGCGGTCTCGCGCACGACGTCGTGATCCGGCGCGTCTGATAGCACGACTGCGAATTCGTCACCGCCGAGTCGAGCGGCTTTTGCGCCGGCTTGGTCGCCTAGGCCTACGGCAACCGCCTTGAGCACGGCATCGCCGGCATCGTGCCCGAGTGTGTCATTGATCAGCTTGAAATTATCCAGGTAGAGCATCATCAATGCCCCGGTAGATCGGGTCGCGATGCATCGTTCGATCTCGATCTCGATGTGCTCCTTGGCGGCGGCGCGATTGAGCAAGCCTGTCAGGCTGTCGCGCCGCACCTGGAAGCGGTCATCTGCTGCACGTGTCGTTGCAGCGGTGATGTCTCGGGCCTGGGCGATAACATCGCCGCCCGCTCGACGCGACAAGACTACATCCCACCAAAGTGTGCCGACAGGGCTGTCACATGACGCCGTGAAACGGGCGGGCAGGCCGGCTGTCGCTAACGCCAGCTACCCCTCAGCCAGGGGCTGCAATTCTAGCGACCACAGTGACGACCAGCGATGATTTCCCTCGGCAAGCCAACGTCGAAGCCGAGCGCGTTGCGACCGCCCTCGTTCATCGGCAGGAGCAAGCCCTCGGTCGATATCCACTCGATCCGATCGACACCGTTCTCGAGAATGGCCCAGCTTTCGATCGCGGCGTGCTCCATCGGCAAGTCAGCCTATCTTCGCTCGGGTGACGCACCGGCGCATTATTGATACCATGGCCCTGCTCAAAACCGATTAATGCAAATTAGCCTTGATTGGATCGAGGACGCTAACGCCGCGAATGCTTCTTTCTTTTCGGCGAAATGATTTCTTATAACGCGTCTTAACGAAACAAGGCATTATGACTCAGTCATTTCTTACATCGCGTGTTGCAAGCTACTACCAGCGCAAGCGAACCTAGTGTTATAAATTGCGTTTATGAACTTCTAACCACGTCTTAATCCACCAATATTCAAGCCGTATCATTCTGAAGAACGTGAAGCGACGTCGATCAGTCCAGCTTCCCCGGATGACCTTTATACATTTCTGGCAATCAACATCCTTGGTAATCAGAGTGCGCTCATGGAAGGTGCCATCGATATTGTGACCGCATTGCGCCCTCGGTGGCTCCAGCGGCAGCTCAGCCAAGTGCATCACTTCAAAATGCCTTGAAATCAGCCAATGAGGACTAACGCTTAACAGATATGGACGATCCAGACCATAGATCAGTCGGTAGATTGACATCGTCTCGATGGAGTGAGGCTTCGATAGAAGGTATTCGGTTTCCTTAACGTGTTGATATCATGCGATCGTACCGACCGACCCTTGGAAGCTCTGCTGCAAAGAATAGACATCAGTCGTGGTCGATCCGCTAAAGGGGCGGGGTGGCCCGAATACTACCATTCACGTTGGATCGCTCGACACCAAATAGCAGAAGCTTATTTAGGTAGCTCCCGCGTCTGAGTCTGGAAGGCGCAGTCCGTACGAAAACGATCCGCGATAGTGGACTGTTTCTGACCTACTTGCGGTGCCGACGAGGCGAAAGCGACAGTTCGACTACGTGTTAGGATCGATCGGTTGTGACATCAGACGTCCGGGCTCTCAACGCGCCGCTTCCTGATAGGCCGACCAAATACATTCCAACCAGTACAGTGTTGGGGATCACGTTGAGCCAGAACCCTGTCGCCACCGGTAAAATGCTGTCGATTGCATACCAGCTCACCATACCGGCATTGATCGCATGCCAGAACGCCCGTCCCTGCGGCCCAAGCTCGATCGCCGCGCGGATCGTCAAGTGAAGCGTCACAGCCCAGCCAATCGACACTGCGCCGACAACCGCCAGACTGAACTGCAAGGGCGGGTCGAGCGTGACCGTTCCACCGTGCAGTATCGAAAATATCGAGCGAACGGGACCACTGGTCACCGCGATCGCGCCGCCTGCCAGCACCAGTCCGAACACGCCTATCGAGCAGCACCATACGACGAACCAAATGCGCCACAGTCTGGACATCGCGGTCTCCTTCCACGCACACTTTGCTGATCCGTGGGCGGCGATCAATTACTTGCAAAGTTATTGAAGTGCCGCGTCCACCTTGCAATCATGTCACATGGAATCGGCAGCCGGATTTCCTCGACTATTGCGCGACTGTCGACAGAAACGCCGTATGTCGCAACTCGACTTGGCGCTGACATCCGGGGTTTCGCAGCGCCATATCAGCTTCCTCGAGTCCGCGCGTGCCAACCCCAGCCGGACGATGATCCTCCAGTTGAGCGAGACGCTCGGCGTTCCGTTGCGCGACCGCAACCAGTGGCTCAACGCGGCGGGCTTCGCACCCGTGTTCAAAACGCGCCCGCTCGATGATCCGCAGATGACGCAGGTCATGAGCGCAATCGACATGATGCTCTTGGCGCATGAGCCGTTTCCGGCGCTCGCTCTGGACCGCTCTTGGAATGTCCTGATGTGTAACCGCCCGTTCGACCTGTTGGGCAGTATGCTGGGCGACGATATCTGGGCGCGTATCGGCGGTGGGCAGCGCAACCTGATGCGGTTGTTCTTTCATCCCGACGGTATTCGCCAATATGTTACCAACTGGTCCGCCGTGGGGCCGTTGGTGTGGCAGCGCGCCAGGCGGGAGGCCGAGGCGCTGGCCGGCTCTGAAATGAGGGCGGTGCTCGACAGCCTTGCCGATTTTCAGG containing:
- a CDS encoding diguanylate cyclase, translated to MSEYIQRDHKQLLEFLYACPIGLVEFDADGTVAMINPNAMKHLLPLAGARDPSNLFVMLEGCAPELRNLFESYPRNSGTICDGHRIAVDIGPGRGGKDPKVLACTLLKLAPDRAIATFTDITVQVAQERRLKQAETWFASLINVVNDYAVLSITTEGVVLSVNEAFTRQTGFPVDQVIGKPLETILNGDPASGSPCLSSRLRLAERDGWYLDESWQVRTTGERYWSQCLFAARPGDQGEAVGGYFVVLRDVVRDTSETSDLRRVLWFDHLTGAANRTYFLQQFEREQRRWRDDRQPLSLVLLDIDHFKSVNDAYGHPTGDIVLKQLTQACNALLRPSDVFARLGGEEFAALLPNTPMSEAVVIADRLREAVASMAFIVDAAPLSITASFGCATATQECSTVEGLIALADAQLYAAKHAGRNRVNAAADLMSTE
- a CDS encoding AMP-binding protein, whose amino-acid sequence is MAPAIERETLRRIVASLVATEIGRGRNLDPVGRAEDPAAWTDEEALSVGSIVLDSLETMYAAAAVHEMFGSDNAEEDHPRRSPVTVGEWLDDISLAQSRENARLTVMTSGSTGRPKPCVHAVTDLQDEAAYFCERLPSIKRVVALVPAHHIYGLIWTALLPARLGIPVISASAANLPRLQDEDLIVAVPDQWVAILRSRICWPLKVCGVSAGAPLDDRVASELLGAGLHHLYDVYGSSETGGIAVREAPNAAYVLLPRWRFASPPGAATSVLIDRLGRGVQLPDHLAIKGDASFTVLGRRDGAVQVGGLNVWTEYVASVLRRCPGVADITVRLGDHGRLKAFIVPAEAGDETALLDGLRRHAMRLLTSEQRPTSFSFGVTAPRNILGKRCDWS
- a CDS encoding helix-turn-helix domain-containing protein; translated protein: MSQLDLALTSGVSQRHISFLESARANPSRTMILQLSETLGVPLRDRNQWLNAAGFAPVFKTRPLDDPQMTQVMSAIDMMLLAHEPFPALALDRSWNVLMCNRPFDLLGSMLGDDIWARIGGGQRNLMRLFFHPDGIRQYVTNWSAVGPLVWQRARREAEALAGSEMRAVLDSLADFQEPDILWSGADAALVPVMPFNLTIGDLKIAMFAVVATFGTAQDITAEELRIETLFPADAPTEALFRSTAVRPYGLTERR